In one window of Niallia sp. Man26 DNA:
- a CDS encoding aldo/keto reductase, producing MDYVTLNNGIKMPMVGLGVFRVKDQKECEEMVYQAIKLGYRLIDTAAAYENEEAVGRAIKRSSVPREDLFITTKLWVTDTNYERAKKGFQRSLDRLGLDYIDLYLIHQPYNDYYGAWRALEELYREGKVQAIGVDNFQQDRLIDFISFIDIKPAVNLIEANVFFQREEELLVMKNKNIQMEAWSPFAAGENKLFTNELLQKLSIKYQKSVAQIVLRWLYQRGIVSIPKSSNPERMKENIDIFGFEITREDMNAIAHLDTSQSCFPTRTKANEVEEFLENAKKFQV from the coding sequence ATGGATTACGTTACATTAAATAATGGAATAAAAATGCCAATGGTGGGATTAGGGGTATTTAGAGTCAAAGACCAAAAGGAATGTGAAGAAATGGTCTATCAAGCAATAAAATTAGGATATCGTTTGATAGATACAGCAGCAGCTTATGAAAATGAAGAAGCTGTGGGAAGAGCGATTAAAAGAAGCAGTGTGCCACGTGAAGATTTATTTATTACTACTAAGCTATGGGTAACAGATACTAATTATGAAAGAGCAAAAAAAGGTTTTCAACGGTCATTGGATCGTTTGGGATTAGATTATATAGATTTATATTTGATACATCAACCGTATAATGATTACTATGGTGCTTGGCGGGCACTTGAGGAATTATATAGAGAAGGTAAAGTCCAAGCAATTGGCGTTGACAATTTTCAACAAGATCGTTTAATAGATTTCATCAGCTTTATTGATATAAAACCAGCTGTTAACTTGATTGAAGCGAATGTTTTCTTCCAACGTGAGGAAGAACTATTAGTAATGAAAAACAAAAATATACAGATGGAAGCATGGTCACCTTTTGCTGCTGGAGAAAATAAATTATTTACCAATGAACTTCTACAAAAGTTGAGTATAAAATATCAAAAATCTGTAGCCCAAATTGTTTTACGTTGGTTATATCAAAGAGGAATTGTATCTATTCCTAAGTCTTCAAACCCTGAAAGAATGAAAGAAAATATTGATATTTTTGGATTTGAAATAACAAGAGAAGATATGAACGCAATCGCACATTTAGATACTAGTCAAAGTTGTTTCCCAACACGTACTAAAGCTAATGAAGTTGAAGAATTTCTAGAAAACGCCAAAAAATTTCAAGTGTAG
- a CDS encoding MFS transporter codes for MVNTLKIYMLAFISFLAGTAEFVIAGILDKVADSANVSLSTAGQLITIFSIGFAIGSPIVMMAAAKMDRRKLLMLSLMILVIGSILTATLSGFTFLIVSRVILAVGTGVFVTTAMTVAPKLAGPNRQAGAIATVLAGSSSALIFGVPIGRVIASTYDWKVIFWGIGILSLVGILVIAKTIPATKAEVPVPLREQLAFLKKPRITLAFGITFFVFTGYSVLNTYMTPFLSIVMGMNEDGISLTFFSLGIVSLIGSKLGGFLGDRFGSGKTLISSISILLISLFILFIILSITSGSIVTGVILLMIWAGSAWVFATTQNFNLASLAPEASGIMLSLNTSFIHIGMAVGAGIGGIIVGSVSMLANVWIGAVLIAIAALLSAISLGLTRPSKNTASINS; via the coding sequence ATGGTAAACACTTTGAAAATATATATGTTAGCTTTTATTAGCTTTTTAGCGGGTACAGCAGAATTTGTAATTGCTGGCATACTAGATAAAGTTGCAGATTCAGCAAATGTTTCGTTATCAACCGCAGGACAACTAATAACCATCTTTTCTATTGGTTTCGCTATTGGTTCTCCAATTGTAATGATGGCTGCAGCAAAAATGGATCGTCGTAAATTATTAATGCTTTCTCTCATGATTTTAGTAATAGGAAGTATTTTAACTGCTACACTATCTGGATTTACTTTTTTAATAGTTTCTCGAGTTATACTTGCAGTAGGAACAGGAGTTTTTGTTACTACTGCAATGACTGTAGCACCGAAATTAGCTGGTCCAAATCGTCAGGCAGGAGCAATAGCAACCGTTTTAGCGGGCTCTAGCTCTGCTTTAATTTTTGGCGTACCAATAGGTCGTGTTATAGCATCCACATATGATTGGAAAGTTATTTTCTGGGGAATCGGTATCTTGAGTCTTGTAGGTATTCTAGTGATAGCTAAAACTATACCTGCTACTAAAGCTGAAGTACCTGTTCCACTACGTGAACAGCTAGCTTTCTTAAAAAAACCTAGAATAACTTTAGCATTTGGGATCACTTTCTTTGTATTTACTGGCTATTCAGTATTAAACACATACATGACACCATTCTTGTCTATTGTAATGGGCATGAATGAAGATGGTATAAGTTTAACTTTCTTTTCCTTAGGAATTGTTAGCTTAATTGGTTCCAAGCTTGGAGGGTTTTTGGGAGATCGATTTGGTAGTGGTAAAACACTAATTAGTAGCATTAGTATATTACTAATTTCTCTTTTTATACTATTTATAATCCTTTCTATTACTTCTGGTTCAATAGTAACTGGAGTAATATTACTTATGATTTGGGCAGGCTCAGCCTGGGTTTTTGCCACAACACAGAATTTCAATTTAGCCTCACTAGCTCCAGAAGCTTCTGGTATCATGCTTAGTCTAAATACCTCCTTCATTCATATCGGTATGGCTGTTGGTGCAGGTATTGGCGGGATTATAGTAGGAAGTGTTTCAATGCTAGCAAACGTCTGGATTGGGGCTGTATTAATAGCTATCGCAGCACTATTGTCAGCAATCTCACTTGGACTTACTCGCCCTTCAAAAAATACTGCATCAATAAATAGCTAA
- a CDS encoding AraC family transcriptional regulator — protein sequence MSKLIKQQKELIEFLERYTREDGYYDTAIPFLRFVRLSNTTDPDYSVYKPALFIVVQGTKEVTLGQEHFTYGPSDYLVASVGLPARARVLEASSDVPYLSLRIEFTASQILEVLSGTEIQGTPIEKGERAIYVSQIESSLLDAVIRLVNLLDNPEDIQVLSPLFIKEILYRVLQGTHGNILRQTAIEGSHTHRIKEVIEYITNNYHKAFHSQEIADIANMSVASLYRYFKEVTAMSPLQFQKKIRLQQARHLLFSESTDAADVAFRVGYESPSQFSREYSRFFGLPPKEDIKGLREKKDYKLKRISLS from the coding sequence ATGTCTAAACTAATCAAACAACAAAAAGAACTTATCGAATTTCTTGAACGTTATACACGAGAAGACGGATATTATGATACTGCCATTCCATTTTTACGTTTTGTTCGATTATCTAATACTACTGATCCGGATTATAGTGTGTATAAACCTGCCCTATTCATTGTTGTTCAGGGTACGAAGGAAGTCACTTTAGGACAGGAGCATTTTACTTATGGACCTTCTGATTATCTTGTGGCATCAGTTGGATTGCCAGCCAGAGCCCGTGTATTGGAAGCTTCTTCCGATGTTCCATATTTATCATTAAGAATTGAGTTTACGGCAAGTCAAATTCTAGAGGTTCTAAGCGGTACTGAAATTCAAGGTACCCCAATTGAAAAGGGAGAGCGAGCAATCTATGTTAGCCAGATTGAGTCATCTTTATTAGATGCTGTCATTCGATTAGTAAATTTGTTAGATAATCCAGAAGATATACAAGTACTTTCTCCTCTCTTTATTAAAGAAATTTTATATAGGGTTCTTCAGGGTACTCATGGAAATATATTGAGGCAGACTGCTATTGAAGGAAGTCACACTCACCGAATAAAAGAAGTAATTGAATATATAACAAATAATTATCATAAGGCATTTCATAGTCAAGAAATTGCGGATATAGCAAATATGAGTGTTGCCTCCCTTTATAGGTATTTTAAGGAGGTAACAGCTATGAGTCCTCTTCAATTCCAAAAGAAAATTAGACTGCAACAGGCTCGTCACCTACTATTCTCTGAGTCAACAGATGCAGCTGATGTTGCTTTCCGGGTAGGATATGAAAGTCCTTCTCAATTTAGTCGTGAATATTCTCGTTTCTTCGGTCTTCCACCAAAAGAGGACATAAAGGGATTAAGAGAGAAAAAAGACTACAAACTAAAAAGAATAAGTCTCTCCTAA
- a CDS encoding MerR family transcriptional regulator, whose amino-acid sequence MNIKEVSIKFDISTETLRYYERIGLIPKITRDDKGYRNYSEQDQRWVYYAKALRKAGVSIESLIEYVSLVQEDESSRQLRKEILIEQEKKLEEKIEIMQEALGYLRTKIVAYNDYIKSYEKTLELGYKENEEGVVE is encoded by the coding sequence ATGAATATAAAAGAGGTCAGTATTAAGTTTGATATTTCTACAGAAACTCTAAGATATTATGAGCGAATTGGCTTAATACCAAAAATTACTCGTGACGATAAAGGTTATCGAAATTATTCAGAGCAAGACCAGCGTTGGGTTTATTATGCTAAGGCGCTTAGAAAAGCAGGGGTTTCGATTGAATCTTTAATTGAATATGTATCACTTGTACAAGAAGATGAAAGCTCACGTCAACTGAGGAAAGAAATATTAATCGAACAAGAAAAAAAGTTAGAAGAGAAGATTGAAATAATGCAAGAGGCATTGGGTTACTTGAGAACTAAAATAGTTGCTTATAATGATTATATTAAATCTTATGAAAAAACATTAGAGCTAGGTTACAAAGAAAATGAAGAAGGAGTTGTAGAATAA